The sequence aagaggatcccttgaggccaggagtttgagaccagtctgggcaacatagggagaccccatttctttttttttttttttttttttttgagacggagtctcgctctgtcacccaggctggagtgcagtggcatgatctcagctcactgcaagctccacctcccgggtttacgccattctcctgcctcagcctcccgagtagctgggactacaggcgtctgccacctcgcccggctaagtttttgtatttttagtagagacggggtttcactgtgttagccagggtggtctcgatctcctgacctcatgatccacccgtctcggcctcccaaagtgctgggattacaggcttgagccaccgcgcccggccgggagaccccatttctacaaaaaaaaattttaaattagccggtgtagtggtgcatgtctgtagtcccagctactcaggaggctgaggtgggaggatcacttgagctcaggagtttgaggctacagtgagctatgatggcatcactgcactccagcctgggcacagagcaagaccctgtcctttttttttttttaagggggaaCTCATTCCTGTTCCTTTGGGTGTGGGCTGGACTTGGTGACTATGGCAGCCCGGTGGAGAGACCTCCTCAAAGCAGCCCTTGATTTTGAATTGCAACCTGCTCCTGAGCCCCTCACTCCCCATGCCTCCAATGCTCACAGAGCCCACTGAGGGGATGGCTAGGCCCTCACAAGAGCCAGGCTGTCCCCCAACCCTCTACAAGGTGGCACAGGGCTCCAGCCGTGAGTGTGCAGATATGCATTTAACAAGGACACCCATTCCCAATTCATGACTTCCCACTTCATAAACTTTGCTTCTTTTGAGATAATTACCAGCTTTGCACAAGCAGCACTGAGAAAACTATTACTTTCCTAGTTACTAAACTGCAATATTTGCTACTTTTTTATGAAGGCAGGCCCCTGTAATTATCACACCACAGCTGCTGAAACTCGGCCCCGGTAACGCAGGCCCAGCTGTGGCTGTCTCTCCTGCCCGAGTGAAGCCCGTCTGGCTGAGTGTCTGCTCTCTCCCATCAATACCCAATTGCCAGCATCATGCTCCTTTGTCAGGGGTGAGCCCCGCCAGCTACGCTGTCCTGGCCTGCaggtctccctcccaccctcccactgcCCGCCCCCTTGGTCAATACAGGTCCTCCCTCTCCACGGCCAGGGTTCAGCCCCGACTCATGAGTTCAGGGCACTTGAAATGCCCTCCCCACAGCCCTCTCTTTCCACATTCCCCAAGGCTGACAGGGATCTTTCCAgacaagttttttgttgtttttgttaagaGCTggaataaggccgggcgcggtggctcacgcccgtaatcccagcactttggggggccgaggcaggcggatcacctgaagttgggagttcgagacgagcctgaccaacgtggagaaaccctatctctactaaaaatacaaaaatattagccaggcataactactcgggaggctgaggcaggagaatcacttgaacgcgggagggttaggttgcggtgagctgagatcgtgccattgcactccagcctgggcagcaagagcgaaactctgtctcaaaaaaaaaaaaaaaaaagctggaccCAGTTACCGTCCCCATAACCTGTGGCagtcactgtaacctccaactccttggctcaagtaatctttcatcctcagccttctgactagctcaagactacaggggcacaccaccaccacacccagctaatttttaaaagtatattttgtagccgggtgcggtggctcatgcctgtaatccctgcactttgggaggccaaggctggcagatcacgaagtcagtatactgagaccatcctggccaacatggtgaaaccccgtctctactaaaatacaaaaaattagccgggtgtggcagcacgtgcctatagtcccagctactcaggaggctgaggcagggtaatcgcttgaacccaagaggcagaggttgcagtaagcggagattgtgccactgcactccagcctggtgacagagcaatactccatctaatatatatatatatatatattttttttttggccatgttgcccaggctggtctcgaactcctggcctcaagcgcttctcctgccatagcctcccaaagtgcagggattacggGCATGACCCCCTGAGCCCAGCTCCAGAAGACAGGTCTAACCCTCACCTACCCAAAGTCCTGTGTGCCCTGACTCCCATTGTTCTGGAACATTCTCTGCCCTTTCACACCTCAGGCTTCTGCTAGTGCTGGTTCCTTCCAATCCAGTGGCCCTacctagccaggcatgggggctatGCCCCTTATGCTCCTAGTCCTGCTGCTAACGGCAATGTCCGGTTTCTGGGAGAGCTGCAGATGAGCAGGTGGGGAGGCCATGAGGGTGGGTGTCCCAAGCCCAGTGGAGGATCACAGAGCCACTCAGTGTCGCTGACCACCAGGGAGGGGTGGGGCAGTGTGTCATTGATGTGAGGCTCCTTAAGCATCAGTCTGTGAAGGGCCACCAGTGCCCCAAGCCCCTCAGGGAAGCAAGGACAGCCCCACCCGCTACCAGGCCTCACTAAGGAAACTCAGGGTCCTCGTCAGTGGGGCTGGGTTGGGGGAATGCACAAGATGGGGCCTCGGGAGGAAGCTCTGCAGGAGACACGTGCTTTCTTTGCACGAGCACTGGCTTGCTTGGGGGAAAGCAGGCCAGCCTGGAGCGgcccttccccaccccatctcctTGGTCCTGTGCCTTTTCTGCCCTGGTATCTGGTCTGGGGTGTGCACCCCACTTCTGCCACCCATTTTGCACCTGCACGGGCAGGCTGGCTCCCTAGTTCCCAACAGGCCAAGCAGCCAGGCCCCTGGCCCGGCTTCCTACCCATCTCCACCTACCTCAGGACCTCCTCAGTCCCCCACACTCCTGGACCTCAGGTGGTGCCTCCAGAGCAAGCTCTGTCTGCACAGGGCTCTGCTGGGGTGCCTGGCTctttggagaggctgaggctgaccTAATGGGCCCTGGGCAGCAGCTGGCACAGAGGCCATCCTGGTTGGGACTCACCTCCAGGAGAAGCGTGTCTGGCAGGTACCGGTCCTTCCAGTGGTCGAGGAAGACCATGTCCAGCGTGTCCACATCATACTTCTTCTTCAGCTGGGGGATGATGTCCTGGGACGCCCCAACCACAACGGTGACCTGGAACAGCGCCTGTCAGTGCCCACGCCCACACAGGAGGCCATCCCTGCACACCCATACAACGGCGCCTGTCAGTGCCCATGCCCACACAGACAGGAGGCCATCCCTACACAGCCATACAACAGCGCCTGTCAGTGCCCACACCCACACAGGAGGCCATCCCTGCACACCCATACAACGGCGCCTGTCAGTGCCCACGCCCACACAGGAGGCCGCCCCTACACACCCATACAACAGCGCCTGTCAGTGCCCACACCCACACAGGAGGCTGCCCCTACACACCCATACAACAGCGCCTGTCAGTGCCCACGCCCACACAGACAGGAGGCCATCCCTACACACCCATACAACAGCGCCTGTCAGTGCCCACGCCCACACAGACAGGAGGCCGTACCTACACACCCATACAAGCATTCATCAGTTTTCTTTAGGGTTCTGGGTGACATGGCCCCGCTATGTCCCTGCCCCTCCTCGTGCCACCTTGGCCATTTCCCCAGAGCTGTGAGACCACCCTCACCGAGCTGCTGGGGGGTCCTTCCTCAGCCCCAGGCTGGGAGGCACTGAGGGGCCTGGTGACAGTGGGTTTTCAATGAACGTGGTGTGAACCAGGCCCTCCCCGCCCACAGCCCTGGCCCTTCTTCCAGGTCTGACAGGCGGTTGGGCATGCGCACCTTGTCCTGCATGCCAGCGAAATCCACCATCCGCTGGGTGATGGCGGCGTAGTCAGGGTTGATCTCGATGGTGAGCAGCCTCGCACCCGGTGACAGCAGGCGGGCCATGCGCACAGCTGAGTAGCCACAGTAGGCCCCCAGCTCCAGCAGCATGGAGGGCTGGTGCTCCTGAATCACGGCGTCCACGATCTTGCCTGTGCAGGGTGGGGGACAGGGAAGAGGTGAGCACAGGCGGAAGGAGGGGAACTTGGATCCCTAGGCACGGCCCCCTACCTCTCCCAAACAGCAACAGCCCCTCCCAAATGCCCGGCCTCTGGCCCTCCTCTGCCCGCCCTCCCTACCTGCTGGAGGgatcttttacctccctggtGTCCCCAGCCCCAAGGACCTGGTCCCCACTGTAAGCACCCTTGGAGCTCCCATGGTCCCTTAGCCTCTATGCCCATGCTGGTCCCTGTCTGTTCCACTCTTCCTGGCTGGCCCCAGCGTGTCCTAACACAGAGCTGCCCTCTCTGAAACCCCGAACCACCCGCCCCCCCTTGGCGCCCCGGGGCAGCACTAGTTGCCTGAGTAACTCCCTGAGTCCGGCAGCACAtcctgtgccccaggctggagtccaggcgGGGGCGGGCCCAGGAGAACCAGTCTGACTGGTCCCCAGGCAGGTCCCATGGTGGCCAGAGCACAGTTCAAGGAGAACTGCACCACCATCAGACCCTGTGTGGGGGCCTGTTGTCCTGGGGCGCAGGCAGCAGGGCCTGGAGGAATCATCAGGGACCCTGGCACCCTGGGACTCCAGAGGAACCCCCCAGCTCTATCTGGGCATATCCCAGGGTTCCCAGCCCCCTGGAAACGGGGTGATAACAGCTTCTCCGGTAAGGGCTTTGATGCCTGGTCCTGGGTCCCTGTCCCAGAGCTCAGCACCTGCCGGCCGGGACCCCACCTTTCTTGTCACCCACGTTCATGGCCCACTCCTTCTGCTGGCAGTAGGTGTCGATGGCCTCCACCACGCTCTGTGCATTCCCAGGCTCCGCATGCTGCAGCACGTGGTGCAGGATGCGCTGCTCCTTGGTGTCACCCATGAGCAGGTTGCGGATGGGCTGCAGGACGAACTCGTTCCAGCAGATAAGGCACAGGCCCCAGCCCCAGCGCCTCAGGATCAACAGCAGCACCACCAGCACCAGGCCCAGGAACACAGCCGCCAGCAGCAGAGGCGGGGCCTCCAGCATCTGCAGGGCGGGAGGGGAGGGGCGCCAGTGCTCTGTGCTCTTCCTGCTGTACCCACATGCCCCTCAGCTTGGAGTGCCACCATCGCCCCCTTGTGTTCGCAGAGGGGCAAGGTTCAGAGAAGCCAGCCATGTCCTCAGTTGCCTGACGTGTCAGTGCCAGGGAGCCAGCCTTCTCATGCCCTCGGGTGCCCTCGGGCGGACAGAGCAGGTGTGTGCCTCTGGCAGTCCTGTGTGGAGCCTGCAGGTCACACTCCCTGGCCCTGGGTGCTTCCCCAGGCAGCCCAGGGATCCTCTAAAACCACACAGAATACAGAAGCAGATGTGGACCCAGGCTGCTGTCTCCCAGCTGGCTTAGAGGACACCCAGGGGCAGGGAAGCCTCATGGCCCAGAGTGGGGGGTAGTGAGGGGTGGCCCAAAGAGAGGCTGTATGGTACAGCCCCTCAGCCTCATGTGGTGAACCCATGCTGGTCACCCATGCTCTGGACGCCCCAGGGATTCGTGTGTCCCTTTCATTGAGTGTCCAAATAAGGACACTGGCAGTCCCCAGGCCAGGAACACCAGGACAGACCcactcaccacttcccttggGGATGGCAACATGTGGCATGTCCCAGATGAGAAAGGCCAGCCCTGCTGCCCACCACAGTGTACCTCGTGGGGCACAGTGAAATGGCAAGTGACCCCACTTGAAACCTGTTTGAAATCCTCCTGGTGTGACCCTCCAGGCAGGTAGCCTGGGAACCAGACAGACAGAAGCCTGGTGAgggaacccagcaggcagagagCAGAGCACAGGAGGCCTGAATCAGAAGCCCAGGGGTTCAGATCACAGACCCTAAAATGGGAAGGACACAAGGAAACTTCCTCTGGGGCCCCTGTGGTCACTCAGAGATCTTTCTGGGATGGGGCCCTGGACTCCCAGTGGCAGAGGGGGTCCCAATCTCCGCTGGACGCTCCGTTTTAGAAAGGCACACCCAGGCGAGGAGGCAGGCCCAGGGCCGCAGAGGGGACACCCCTGGAGGCCAGCCTCAGGGCACCAGAGGACAGAGCAGAAGAGAACAGGGAAGCAGAGGCTCCGCCCTAGGGGGAGGCCATGTGGACACCAGGCTTCTAGGGGATTTCCCACCACGTGGCCTGTTTACACAGGCAGAGTGGACGTGTGCCCAGCAGACCTGTGCAAATGCACCGGGCTGGAATCTGTACCCACCCTGGCACTGCCCCAGCTTCCACTGGCCAAGTCACCTTCAAAGCGCCTCCGAGCAGGTTCCAGCCCTCTGACTGCGGGAAGGGTCTGGGGGCTCTTTCTGTGAGCTCAGCAGCACAGCAGatgttatttctgtggaaatcaATTTTGCCTTTGGATAATCATCAACAGAAACCCTAACCTGGCCATGACCAAGGTCCAGATATCTGAGCCCCTTCTCCGGACAGGGCTAGCCTGGCCTGAGCCTTCCCTAGCAGGGCGAAGGCAGTGCTTCACCTTTCTGGCCTCAGAAGAGACAGCAGAAGGCCTCAGAGAGGCCAAGCGATATCCCTACTAGTGTCACCCAGCCAGAGACCCCAGGGGCAGTCTCCCAGTCCCTGTCCGCACTGCCCTGTGAGCACCTGCACCTCGTGAACCACACGAGGAGGGAACCACTTTGCTTAAGTTGTATTTCCCCTGAAGAATCTTTAGTAACTTGGAAATGTTGTGTAAGACCAAGGGCTAGTTTACCAAGAACATACACAAACCAGTAAGAAAAAGATGATGAAACAGATGGGTCACAGTGGCCAATATATGGCTCACAGGAAAAGGCCAAAGGCCAGAGCCCCAAGCAGGTGATGGAACCCGGTGCAGGGCTCAGTGCCAGCGGGGGTGCCCCTGACCACAGGTGCAGGAGTGTGAATCGTGCCACCTTCTGCTGCTACCCTGGGGAAGGGTCCCAGGCCTGTAGGGAAACCCGTGGCCCACTATGTTTCCCTGCAGGGCAGGACGTGCCCACAGGGCTCGTGGGGAAAAAACAGGAGATGGCACTTCCCTAAGGACAGTGTCCTTATTCTGGCAGGAAGATGACAGGGAACCATGGTGGAGAGGGACCATGCAGACCCGAAGCAACCAGAAATTTCCACCTTGCTCCTTTCTTCACGGTGGGGATTTCCTATGACAC comes from Macaca mulatta isolate MMU2019108-1 chromosome 10, T2T-MMU8v2.0, whole genome shotgun sequence and encodes:
- the COMT gene encoding catechol O-methyltransferase isoform X2; its protein translation is MLEAPPLLLAAVFLGLVLVVLLLILRRWGWGLCLICWNEFVLQPIRNLLMGDTKEQRILHHVLQHAEPGNAQSVVEAIDTYCQQKEWAMNVGDKKGKIVDAVIQEHQPSMLLELGAYCGYSAVRMARLLSPGARLLTIEINPDYAAITQRMVDFAGMQDKVTVVVGASQDIIPQLKKKYDVDTLDMVFLDHWKDRYLPDTLLLEVSPNQDGLCASCCPGPIRSASASPKSQAPQQSPHL
- the COMT gene encoding catechol O-methyltransferase isoform X3 encodes the protein MLEAPPLLLAAVFLGLVLVVLLLILRRWGWGLCLICWNEFVLQPIRNLLMGDTKEQRILHHVLQHAEPGNAQSVVEAIDTYCQQKEWAMNVGDKKGKIVDAVIQEHQPSMLLELGAYCGYSAVRMARLLSPGARLLTIEINPDYAAITQRMVDFAGMQDKVTVVVGASQDIIPQLKKKYDVDTLDMVFLDHWKDRYLPDTLLLEVSPNQDGLSPMTLTSPTPWSVCRNVAC
- the COMT gene encoding catechol O-methyltransferase isoform X1, which encodes MLEAPPLLLAAVFLGLVLVVLLLILRRWGWGLCLICWNEFVLQPIRNLLMGDTKEQRILHHVLQHAEPGNAQSVVEAIDTYCQQKEWAMNVGDKKGKIVDAVIQEHQPSMLLELGAYCGYSAVRMARLLSPGARLLTIEINPDYAAITQRMVDFAGMQDKVTVVVGASQDIIPQLKKKYDVDTLDMVFLDHWKDRYLPDTLLLEECGLLRKGTVLLADNVICPGAPDFLAHVRRSNRFECTHYQSFLEYRKVVDGLEKAIYKGPGSEAQP